A window of the Mesorhizobium opportunistum WSM2075 genome harbors these coding sequences:
- a CDS encoding exodeoxyribonuclease III, with translation MPFSIATWNINSVRLRMPIVERLLVEQAPDVLCLQETKVPDELFPEKAFRKLGYEHIAFHGQKGYHGVATVARRPIAVVEKRRFCEIEDSRHLSVTVRAGGKTILVHNFYVPAGGDEPDPVINKKFKHKLDFVAEMNAIRAEHDEVSASVLVGDLNIAPLEHDVWSHKQLLNVVSHTPVETENFEAMRLAGNWIDLMRLNVPSEQKLYTWWSYRAQDWEASNRGRRLDHVWSSPNLVPSFTGYEILRLARGWERPSDHVPVIARFDLD, from the coding sequence ATGCCCTTTTCCATCGCCACCTGGAACATCAACTCCGTGCGCCTGCGCATGCCGATCGTCGAGCGCTTGCTGGTCGAGCAGGCGCCGGATGTGCTGTGCCTGCAGGAAACCAAGGTTCCCGACGAGCTGTTTCCGGAAAAGGCGTTCCGCAAGCTCGGCTATGAGCACATCGCCTTCCACGGCCAGAAGGGCTACCACGGCGTGGCGACGGTGGCGCGGCGGCCGATCGCGGTGGTCGAGAAGCGCCGCTTTTGCGAGATCGAGGACAGCCGGCATCTGTCGGTGACGGTGCGGGCCGGCGGCAAGACGATCCTGGTGCACAATTTCTACGTCCCGGCGGGCGGCGACGAGCCAGATCCCGTGATCAACAAGAAATTCAAGCACAAGCTCGATTTCGTCGCCGAGATGAACGCCATCCGCGCCGAGCATGACGAGGTCTCGGCTTCGGTCCTGGTCGGCGACCTCAACATCGCGCCGCTCGAACATGATGTCTGGTCGCACAAGCAACTGCTCAACGTGGTCAGCCACACGCCGGTCGAGACCGAGAACTTCGAAGCGATGCGGCTGGCCGGCAATTGGATCGACCTGATGCGGCTCAACGTTCCATCAGAACAGAAACTCTACACCTGGTGGAGCTATCGCGCGCAGGACTGGGAAGCGTCGAACCGGGGCCGGCGGCTCGACCATGTCTGGTCGTCGCCGAACCTGGTGCCAAGCTTCACCGGCTACGAAATCCTGCGCCTGGCGCGCGGGTGGGAACGCCCGTCGGACCACGTGCCGGTGATTGCGCGGTTCGACCTGGACTGA
- a CDS encoding cyclic nucleotide-binding domain-containing protein, with product MALDDDIRILSAVRLFEGFTQEQLRLLAFGAETTFLQANHKLYREDDVADSAYVVVSGLIVLYREQNGERIPIGKVGPGTMLSELALIADTNRLTSASAEIDSEVIRLSRKMFRRILEEYPEVAVKLHERISEEFQAMIRRIEKLAPRFSE from the coding sequence ATGGCGTTGGATGACGACATCCGCATCCTGTCCGCCGTGAGGCTCTTCGAGGGCTTCACGCAGGAACAGTTGCGCCTACTCGCCTTCGGCGCCGAAACCACCTTTTTGCAGGCCAACCACAAGCTTTACCGTGAAGACGACGTCGCTGACTCGGCCTATGTCGTCGTCAGCGGCCTCATCGTGCTCTATCGCGAACAGAACGGTGAACGCATCCCGATCGGCAAGGTCGGCCCCGGTACCATGCTCAGCGAACTGGCGTTGATCGCCGACACCAACCGGTTGACCAGCGCGTCGGCCGAGATCGACTCGGAAGTGATCCGGCTCAGCCGCAAGATGTTCCGCCGCATCCTGGAGGAATATCCGGAAGTCGCGGTGAAGTTGCATGAGCGCATATCCGAGGAATTCCAGGCGATGATCCGCCGCATCGAGAAACTGGCGCCGCGCTTTTCGGAGTGA
- a CDS encoding response regulator transcription factor, protein MTSRTILIVDDDDDLRGTLVEQLSLYEEFDVLQESTAAKGVNTARGGLIDLLIMDVGLPDMDGREAVKILRKGGYKAPIIMLTGHDTDSDTILGLEAGANDYVTKPFRFAVLLARIRAQLRQHEQSEDATFSVGPYTFKPSQKLLIDPRGAKVRLTEKEASIIKYLYRADQKVVTRDVLLEEVWGYNSGVTTHTLETHVYRLRQKIERDPSNAEILVTESGGYKLVP, encoded by the coding sequence ATGACTTCACGCACCATCCTGATCGTCGACGACGATGACGACCTGCGCGGCACACTGGTCGAGCAATTGTCCCTCTACGAGGAATTCGACGTGCTGCAGGAATCGACTGCGGCAAAAGGCGTCAACACGGCGCGCGGCGGCCTCATCGATCTGCTCATCATGGATGTCGGCCTCCCCGACATGGATGGCCGAGAGGCGGTGAAGATCCTGCGCAAGGGCGGCTACAAGGCGCCCATCATCATGCTGACCGGCCACGACACCGATTCGGACACGATTCTCGGTCTCGAGGCCGGCGCCAATGACTATGTGACGAAGCCGTTCCGCTTCGCGGTGCTTCTGGCACGCATCCGCGCGCAGCTGCGCCAGCATGAGCAGAGCGAGGACGCCACCTTCTCGGTCGGTCCCTACACCTTCAAGCCCAGCCAGAAGCTGCTCATCGACCCGCGGGGCGCCAAGGTGCGGCTGACGGAAAAGGAAGCCTCGATCATCAAATATCTCTATCGCGCCGACCAGAAGGTGGTGACACGCGACGTGCTGCTCGAAGAGGTCTGGGGCTACAATTCCGGCGTCACCACGCACACGCTGGAAACCCATGTCTACCGGTTGCGCCAGAAGATCGAGCGCGATCCTTCCAATGCGGAAATTCTTGTGACAGAAAGCGGTGGCTACAAGCTGGTTCCTTAA
- a CDS encoding L,D-transpeptidase family protein, with protein sequence MLVKRLRVLTVRARPGHPTQGLLQAGNTVFACALGRGGISADKREGDGATPLGSMRVLSGYFRGDQFAGARRTRLAMTPIGPDLGWCEVPDDRNYNRPVKIPYGASHERMRRDDRLYDACLVLDWNIAPRRRGRGSAIFFHLARPGFTPTQGCVAVTARTMARLLPLLSDRTVVRVVR encoded by the coding sequence ATTTTGGTAAAACGGCTGCGTGTGCTGACCGTGCGGGCGAGGCCCGGGCACCCAACCCAGGGCCTGCTGCAGGCCGGAAACACGGTGTTTGCCTGCGCGCTGGGGCGTGGCGGCATCTCGGCCGACAAGCGTGAGGGCGATGGCGCCACGCCGCTCGGCTCGATGCGGGTGCTGTCAGGCTATTTCCGAGGGGATCAGTTTGCCGGCGCGCGCCGGACCCGGCTGGCGATGACGCCGATCGGGCCCGATCTCGGCTGGTGCGAGGTGCCTGATGACCGCAACTACAATCGTCCGGTCAAGATTCCCTATGGCGCCAGCCACGAGCGCATGCGGCGCGACGACCGGCTCTATGACGCCTGCCTGGTGCTCGACTGGAACATCGCTCCGCGCCGCCGCGGGCGCGGCAGCGCGATCTTCTTCCACCTGGCGCGGCCAGGCTTCACACCGACGCAAGGCTGCGTCGCGGTGACGGCGCGGACCATGGCGCGGCTTTTGCCACTGCTGTCGGACAGGACGGTGGTCAGGGTGGTGAGGTAG
- the gcvA gene encoding transcriptional regulator GcvA translates to MATLLPGTRALRTLEAAARHLNFTRAADELGLTPAAVSHQIKEIEDQLGIVLFTRTSRTIRLTEAGTVLFEAATDALDLLGRAAMRARKIARGTEFLKVTLDAQFATKWLMRRVEDFRKQRPGIELRFDIAYGLRDFDLDDVDVGIRFGAGKYPGLCAHRLFDNVIIPVCSPGLLASGPPLREPRDLFHHTLAHIEWARQGVTWPNWRMWMAAAGVDDFDNSRTIVFVNSSDAIQAAIDGNAVALADFAMVANDLSEGRLVRPFELGIKVAPEFAYFLVYPQAMADDPRIVAFRDWILEEVARTRTTDRA, encoded by the coding sequence ATGGCGACCCTGCTGCCGGGAACGCGGGCGCTGAGGACGCTGGAGGCGGCGGCCAGGCACCTCAATTTCACCCGTGCCGCCGACGAGCTTGGCCTGACGCCGGCCGCGGTCAGCCATCAGATCAAGGAAATCGAGGATCAGCTCGGCATCGTGCTTTTCACGCGCACCAGCCGCACGATCCGGCTGACGGAGGCCGGCACGGTGCTGTTCGAGGCCGCGACCGATGCGCTCGACCTGCTTGGCCGGGCCGCCATGCGGGCGCGCAAGATAGCGCGTGGGACGGAATTTCTGAAGGTGACGCTGGACGCCCAGTTCGCGACAAAATGGCTGATGCGGCGGGTCGAGGATTTTCGCAAGCAGCGGCCGGGCATCGAGCTCCGGTTCGACATCGCCTACGGGCTGCGCGATTTCGATCTTGACGATGTCGATGTCGGCATCCGTTTCGGCGCCGGCAAATATCCGGGGCTGTGCGCGCACCGCCTGTTCGACAACGTCATCATTCCAGTGTGCAGCCCGGGCCTTTTGGCGTCCGGGCCGCCCTTGCGCGAGCCGCGCGATCTCTTCCATCACACGCTTGCCCATATCGAGTGGGCGCGCCAGGGCGTGACATGGCCAAACTGGCGCATGTGGATGGCGGCGGCCGGCGTCGACGATTTCGACAACAGCCGGACAATCGTCTTCGTCAATTCCTCGGATGCCATCCAGGCGGCGATCGACGGCAACGCCGTCGCGCTCGCCGATTTCGCCATGGTGGCCAACGACCTGTCCGAGGGCCGGCTGGTGCGGCCTTTCGAGCTTGGCATCAAGGTCGCGCCCGAATTCGCCTATTTCCTGGTCTATCCCCAAGCCATGGCCGACGACCCGCGCATCGTCGCCTTTCGCGACTGGATCCTGGAGGAAGTGGCCAGGACGCGCACGACGGACAGGGCATAG
- a CDS encoding glycosyltransferase family 25 protein, with translation MADESGFPRDLVFTRVCHVKQGYDDRRRHIVREFERRGVPVYFYTEWDRPDVTPEIRAELVAPGFVHPPAVSLALKHVGIWRDFLETDLPYCLVFEDDVFLARDFVAKFRQGLAELGSPDRKAVIYLGNGSNYYTPSWKLRKGQRLYPALHARCADSYLITRPAAEARCAWIARNKISTVIDHLAEQMDEELGVEMLWFERPIVEQGSENGAFHTSVAGKPHPLLYKKLKWKWKKYTRMIFGHNARS, from the coding sequence ATGGCGGATGAGTCCGGATTTCCGCGCGACCTGGTGTTCACCCGCGTCTGTCACGTCAAGCAAGGCTATGACGACCGGCGCCGGCACATCGTGCGCGAGTTCGAGCGGCGCGGCGTGCCGGTCTACTTCTACACCGAATGGGACCGCCCAGACGTCACCCCGGAGATCCGCGCCGAACTGGTCGCTCCCGGCTTTGTCCACCCGCCTGCCGTCTCGCTGGCGCTGAAGCATGTCGGCATCTGGCGCGATTTCCTCGAAACCGACCTGCCCTATTGCCTGGTGTTCGAGGACGACGTTTTCCTCGCTCGCGACTTTGTCGCCAAGTTCCGCCAGGGACTGGCCGAACTCGGCAGCCCCGACCGCAAGGCCGTCATCTATCTCGGCAATGGCAGCAACTACTACACGCCGAGCTGGAAATTGCGGAAGGGTCAAAGGCTCTACCCCGCGCTGCATGCCAGATGCGCGGATTCCTACCTCATCACCCGCCCGGCCGCCGAAGCGCGTTGCGCCTGGATCGCCCGCAACAAGATATCCACGGTGATCGACCATCTGGCCGAACAGATGGATGAGGAATTGGGTGTTGAAATGCTGTGGTTCGAACGCCCGATCGTCGAGCAAGGCAGCGAAAACGGAGCTTTCCACACCTCCGTTGCCGGCAAACCGCATCCGCTTCTCTACAAGAAACTGAAATGGAAGTGGAAGAAATACACCCGCATGATCTTCGGCCACAACGCCCGGTCGTGA
- a CDS encoding DUF1761 domain-containing protein: MDFSAVNWLAVIAAAIVAWLFGAAWYMTLSKPWLKAAKLDPATIKKSPLPFVVSFIAELVMATIMALVVGAMTGGEPTWLAGLVFGFVLWLGFVATTLSVNHRYENFGWDLTLIDGGHWLGVLLIIGAVIGWFGAVAS; this comes from the coding sequence ATGGATTTTTCAGCAGTGAACTGGCTGGCGGTGATCGCCGCCGCTATCGTTGCCTGGTTGTTCGGCGCGGCCTGGTACATGACGTTGAGCAAGCCGTGGCTCAAAGCCGCCAAGCTCGATCCGGCGACGATTAAGAAATCACCGCTGCCCTTCGTCGTCAGCTTCATCGCCGAACTGGTCATGGCCACCATCATGGCCCTGGTCGTCGGCGCGATGACCGGTGGTGAGCCGACATGGCTTGCCGGCCTTGTCTTCGGCTTCGTGCTTTGGCTGGGTTTCGTCGCCACGACGCTTTCGGTCAACCATCGCTACGAGAATTTCGGCTGGGACCTGACCCTCATCGACGGCGGCCATTGGCTGGGTGTCTTGCTGATCATCGGTGCGGTGATCGGCTGGTTCGGCGCCGTGGCAAGCTGA
- a CDS encoding class I SAM-dependent methyltransferase, whose protein sequence is MEGSLPHGRPDARSVTVLTPNSAQKFILDNTALMAPPHVPEILLHLADEAHDLWQRTEDELVEIGLPPPFWAFAWAGGQGLARHVIDNPGTVRGKRVLDFASGSGLVAIAAAKAGAAKVMAADVDPFCATAIRLNSGANNVQVQFLGTDCVGTDAGWDVILAGDVFYDKPFADRLMPWFSVLKRRGADILVGDPGRSYLPRSGLEPLGVYEVPVTRALEDAEVKRTTVWRLLDAVAEQAFP, encoded by the coding sequence ATGGAAGGAAGTCTGCCGCATGGGCGGCCTGACGCCCGCTCCGTGACGGTACTCACGCCAAACAGCGCGCAAAAATTCATCCTCGACAATACGGCACTGATGGCGCCGCCGCATGTGCCGGAGATTCTTCTGCACCTCGCCGACGAAGCGCACGATCTCTGGCAGCGGACCGAGGACGAACTGGTCGAGATCGGCCTGCCGCCGCCCTTCTGGGCATTTGCCTGGGCCGGCGGCCAGGGCCTCGCCCGCCATGTCATTGACAATCCCGGTACCGTGCGGGGCAAGCGCGTGCTCGATTTTGCCTCGGGCTCCGGCCTCGTCGCCATCGCCGCCGCCAAAGCGGGCGCCGCGAAGGTGATGGCCGCCGACGTCGATCCGTTCTGCGCCACCGCGATCCGTCTCAACAGCGGGGCCAATAATGTCCAGGTCCAATTCCTCGGCACGGACTGTGTCGGCACCGATGCGGGCTGGGACGTGATCCTCGCCGGCGACGTCTTCTACGACAAGCCTTTCGCCGACCGGCTGATGCCTTGGTTCTCGGTTCTCAAACGGCGCGGTGCCGATATCCTGGTCGGCGATCCCGGCCGCTCCTATCTGCCGCGATCGGGGCTGGAGCCGCTTGGCGTCTACGAAGTCCCGGTGACGCGGGCGCTCGAGGATGCCGAGGTAAAGCGCACGACTGTCTGGCGACTGCTTGACGCCGTCGCCGAACAGGCGTTTCCATGA
- a CDS encoding EVE domain-containing protein — protein MNYWLFKSEPSVFSFEALKAKGKAGTQWDGVRNYAARNNMKAMQIGDLGFFYHSNEGLNVVGIAEVCALAHPDSTTDDPRWECVDIRAVRDMPNPPTLEEVKANPKLADMALVRLGRLSVQPVTPAEWKEVCRMGGLTPAP, from the coding sequence ATGAACTACTGGCTGTTCAAATCCGAACCCTCGGTCTTCTCCTTCGAGGCGTTGAAGGCCAAGGGCAAGGCCGGCACGCAATGGGACGGCGTGCGCAACTATGCCGCCCGCAACAATATGAAGGCCATGCAGATCGGCGATCTCGGCTTCTTCTACCATTCCAACGAAGGGCTGAACGTGGTCGGCATCGCCGAAGTCTGCGCGCTCGCCCATCCCGACAGCACGACCGACGACCCGCGCTGGGAATGCGTCGACATCCGTGCGGTCAGGGACATGCCGAACCCGCCGACGCTCGAGGAGGTGAAGGCCAACCCAAAACTCGCCGACATGGCGCTGGTGCGGCTCGGACGGCTTTCCGTGCAGCCGGTGACCCCGGCCGAATGGAAGGAAGTCTGCCGCATGGGCGGCCTGACGCCCGCTCCGTGA
- a CDS encoding YciI-like protein, whose protein sequence is MLFAFVCKDRPGSLQVRLDTRPEHVAFLEGLNAEKKLAFAGPFLDADGKPNGSLVVVEAPDLAGAQALSAADPYAKAGLFESVEIRQWNWTFNKPAVS, encoded by the coding sequence ATGCTGTTTGCTTTTGTTTGCAAGGACAGACCGGGAAGCCTGCAGGTGCGCCTCGACACGCGGCCCGAGCATGTCGCTTTTCTCGAAGGATTGAATGCTGAAAAAAAGCTGGCCTTTGCCGGCCCGTTCCTCGATGCCGACGGCAAGCCCAATGGCAGCCTCGTCGTCGTCGAGGCGCCGGATTTGGCGGGAGCGCAGGCTTTGTCGGCAGCCGATCCCTACGCCAAGGCCGGGCTGTTCGAAAGCGTCGAAATCCGCCAGTGGAACTGGACCTTCAACAAGCCTGCGGTTAGTTAA